A window from Littorina saxatilis isolate snail1 linkage group LG9, US_GU_Lsax_2.0, whole genome shotgun sequence encodes these proteins:
- the LOC138976544 gene encoding uncharacterized protein isoform X1, which yields MDTAGRERRQEQRSRCDRKRPMTRGQVMVELSRKKIKISHVQERLSLQERQQQHQSQPALHAADSFSIAEGGRETPISPPSAFASSAATPVNKHNISIVAQPPPLNLRELRVEEQSNNTESDINSDVLDSSRSEFERIYTVAEKYHHDVDGGDEDFDLDAAFIVAAAADDSLLDNLSRGRGGDKGDVSPADTIKNKSPASVCSADSVVVLMCQERVTNTAVTENSQTADKKEILNDDQVQERLSLQERQQQHQSQPALHAADSFSIAEGGRETPISPPSAFASSAATPVNKHNISIVAQPPPLNLRELRVEEQSNNTESDINSDVLDSSRSEFERIYTVAEKYHHDVDGGDEDFDLDAAFIVAAAADDSLLDNLSRGRGGDKGDVSPADTIKNKSPASVCSADSVVVLMCQERVTNTAVTENSQTADKKEILNDDQLQDFTVDLEKSSAGGLGFTVVGCASTTGGR from the exons ATGGACACCGCAGGGAGAGAGCGGCGGCAAGAGCAGCGAAGCCGATGTGACCGAAAGAGGCCG ATGACAAGAGGGCAAGTGATGGTGGAATTGTCCCGCAAGAAGATTAAAATTTCTCAT GTACAGGAGAGACTTTCACTGCaggaacgacaacaacaacaccagtcCCAGCCAGCCTTACATGCTGCCGACTCCTTCTCCATCGCAGAGGGGGGTCGGGAAACCCCCATCTCCCCTCCGTCAGCCTTCGCCTCGTCGGCTGCCACGCCCGTCAACAAGCACAACATCTCCATCGTCGCCCAGCCCCCTCCCCTCAACCTGAGGGAGCTGCGAGTGGAAGAACAATCCAACAACACTGAAAGCGACATCAACTCTGATGTCTTGGACAGTTCTAGATCAGAGTTTGAGAGGATTTACACCGTTGCTGAAAAATATCACCATGAcgttgatggtggtgatgaagaTTTTGACCTTGACGCAGCCTTCATTGTGGCAGCTGCTGCTGACGACAGTCTCCTCGACAACCTTAGCAGAGGTCGTGGCGGCGACAAGGGAGATGTGTCTCCGGCTGATACGATAAAGAACAAATCTCCGGCCAGCGTGTGCTCGGCGGATTCTGTCGTTGTGCTCATGTGTCAGGAGAGAGTGACCAACACCGCTGTGACTGAAAACAGTCAAACTGCTGATAAGAAAGAGATCTTGAACGATGACCAG GTTCAGGAGAGACTTTCACTGCaggaaagacaacaacaacaccagtcCCAGCCAGCCTTACATGCTGCCGACTCCTTCTCCATCGCAGAGGGGGGTCGGGAAACCCCCATCTCCCCTCCGTCAGCCTTCGCCTCGTCGGCTGCCACGCCCGTCAACAAGCACAACATCTCCATCGTCGCCCAGCCCCCTCCCCTCAACCTGAGGGAGCTGCGAGTGGAAGAACAATCCAACAACACTGAAAGCGACATCAACTCTGATGTCTTGGACAGTTCTAGATCAGAGTTTGAGAGGATTTACACCGTTGCTGAAAAATATCACCATGAcgttgatggtggtgatgaagaTTTTGACCTTGACGCAGCCTTCATTGTGGCAGCTGCTGCTGACGACAGTCTCCTCGACAACCTTAGCAGAGGTCGTGGCGGCGACAAGGGAGATGTGTCTCCGGCTGATACGATAAAGAACAAATCTCCGGCCAGCGTGTGCTCGGCGGATTCTGTCGTTGTGCTCATGTGTCAGGAGAGAGTGACCAACACCGCTGTGACTGAAAACAGTCAAACTGCTGATAAGAAAGAGATCTTGAACGATGACCAG TTACAGGATTTCACGGTGGATCTAGAGAAGAGCTCGGCGGGAGGCCTGGGCTTCACGGTGGTTGGGTGTGCCAGCACCACAGGGGGCCGCTAA
- the LOC138976544 gene encoding uncharacterized protein isoform X2, with protein MTRGQVMVELSRKKIKISHVQERLSLQERQQQHQSQPALHAADSFSIAEGGRETPISPPSAFASSAATPVNKHNISIVAQPPPLNLRELRVEEQSNNTESDINSDVLDSSRSEFERIYTVAEKYHHDVDGGDEDFDLDAAFIVAAAADDSLLDNLSRGRGGDKGDVSPADTIKNKSPASVCSADSVVVLMCQERVTNTAVTENSQTADKKEILNDDQVQERLSLQERQQQHQSQPALHAADSFSIAEGGRETPISPPSAFASSAATPVNKHNISIVAQPPPLNLRELRVEEQSNNTESDINSDVLDSSRSEFERIYTVAEKYHHDVDGGDEDFDLDAAFIVAAAADDSLLDNLSRGRGGDKGDVSPADTIKNKSPASVCSADSVVVLMCQERVTNTAVTENSQTADKKEILNDDQLQDFTVDLEKSSAGGLGFTVVGCASTTGGR; from the exons ATGACAAGAGGGCAAGTGATGGTGGAATTGTCCCGCAAGAAGATTAAAATTTCTCAT GTACAGGAGAGACTTTCACTGCaggaacgacaacaacaacaccagtcCCAGCCAGCCTTACATGCTGCCGACTCCTTCTCCATCGCAGAGGGGGGTCGGGAAACCCCCATCTCCCCTCCGTCAGCCTTCGCCTCGTCGGCTGCCACGCCCGTCAACAAGCACAACATCTCCATCGTCGCCCAGCCCCCTCCCCTCAACCTGAGGGAGCTGCGAGTGGAAGAACAATCCAACAACACTGAAAGCGACATCAACTCTGATGTCTTGGACAGTTCTAGATCAGAGTTTGAGAGGATTTACACCGTTGCTGAAAAATATCACCATGAcgttgatggtggtgatgaagaTTTTGACCTTGACGCAGCCTTCATTGTGGCAGCTGCTGCTGACGACAGTCTCCTCGACAACCTTAGCAGAGGTCGTGGCGGCGACAAGGGAGATGTGTCTCCGGCTGATACGATAAAGAACAAATCTCCGGCCAGCGTGTGCTCGGCGGATTCTGTCGTTGTGCTCATGTGTCAGGAGAGAGTGACCAACACCGCTGTGACTGAAAACAGTCAAACTGCTGATAAGAAAGAGATCTTGAACGATGACCAG GTTCAGGAGAGACTTTCACTGCaggaaagacaacaacaacaccagtcCCAGCCAGCCTTACATGCTGCCGACTCCTTCTCCATCGCAGAGGGGGGTCGGGAAACCCCCATCTCCCCTCCGTCAGCCTTCGCCTCGTCGGCTGCCACGCCCGTCAACAAGCACAACATCTCCATCGTCGCCCAGCCCCCTCCCCTCAACCTGAGGGAGCTGCGAGTGGAAGAACAATCCAACAACACTGAAAGCGACATCAACTCTGATGTCTTGGACAGTTCTAGATCAGAGTTTGAGAGGATTTACACCGTTGCTGAAAAATATCACCATGAcgttgatggtggtgatgaagaTTTTGACCTTGACGCAGCCTTCATTGTGGCAGCTGCTGCTGACGACAGTCTCCTCGACAACCTTAGCAGAGGTCGTGGCGGCGACAAGGGAGATGTGTCTCCGGCTGATACGATAAAGAACAAATCTCCGGCCAGCGTGTGCTCGGCGGATTCTGTCGTTGTGCTCATGTGTCAGGAGAGAGTGACCAACACCGCTGTGACTGAAAACAGTCAAACTGCTGATAAGAAAGAGATCTTGAACGATGACCAG TTACAGGATTTCACGGTGGATCTAGAGAAGAGCTCGGCGGGAGGCCTGGGCTTCACGGTGGTTGGGTGTGCCAGCACCACAGGGGGCCGCTAA